In Pedobacter sp. WC2423, the following are encoded in one genomic region:
- the ccsA gene encoding cytochrome c biogenesis protein CcsA — MYKSWWKILGAVLVVYSTIAGFLASVPALPILHQTIRNLYFHVPMWFSMIILFSVSVFHSIKYLSNNNEEHDMKAVQSVNAGVLFGILGIITGAIWAKFTWGQAWSFDVKQNFAAIALLLYFAYLVLRNAIDEDQKRAKIAAIYNIFAFPMMVVLLFVLPRLSDSLHPGNGGNPGFNAYDLDSHMRMVFYPACLGWILIGYWIYTLLFRVSAIEKNKTV, encoded by the coding sequence ATGTATAAATCCTGGTGGAAAATTTTAGGAGCAGTATTGGTAGTTTATTCTACAATAGCCGGCTTCCTGGCGTCAGTTCCTGCTTTACCTATATTGCATCAAACTATCAGAAACTTATACTTCCACGTTCCGATGTGGTTTAGTATGATTATTCTTTTTAGTGTTTCTGTCTTTCACAGCATAAAATATCTGAGCAATAATAACGAGGAGCATGATATGAAAGCAGTGCAGAGTGTAAATGCTGGTGTATTGTTTGGCATACTTGGAATTATTACCGGCGCTATCTGGGCTAAATTTACCTGGGGACAAGCCTGGAGTTTTGATGTGAAACAGAACTTTGCTGCGATTGCACTCTTATTGTATTTTGCTTATCTGGTACTGAGAAATGCAATTGATGAAGATCAGAAAAGAGCTAAAATTGCTGCAATCTATAATATTTTTGCCTTTCCGATGATGGTGGTTTTACTTTTTGTATTACCTAGATTATCAGATTCACTGCACCCGGGCAACGGAGGTAATCCCGGATTTAATGCCTATGATCTTGACAGCCATATGAGAATGGTTTTCTATCCTGCTTGTTTAGGCTGGATATTAATTGGTTACTGGATATATACCCTGCTTTTCAGGGTATCTGCTATAGAGAAAAACAAAACAGTATAA
- a CDS encoding CcmD family protein produces the protein MKKLITTVLMLMVTLQLFAQDQTSAITDTLAGSEKIYVVVVCVAVILLGLIFFLFSIDRRLKKLEKKS, from the coding sequence ATGAAAAAACTTATTACTACAGTTCTGATGTTAATGGTTACGCTGCAGCTTTTTGCACAGGATCAGACTTCTGCGATCACTGATACCCTTGCAGGATCAGAAAAAATTTACGTGGTTGTTGTGTGCGTGGCAGTTATTTTACTGGGACTGATCTTTTTTCTGTTCTCAATTGATCGCAGATTAAAAAAACTAGAAAAAAAATCTTAA